The following proteins are encoded in a genomic region of Triticum dicoccoides isolate Atlit2015 ecotype Zavitan chromosome 1B, WEW_v2.0, whole genome shotgun sequence:
- the LOC119345232 gene encoding protein NRT1/ PTR FAMILY 5.10-like, translating into MAPESDSGSSAPLLRAGSGHRHATGGWRSALFIIWVEVAERFAYYGISSNLISYLTGPLGESTAAAAAAVNAWSGAASMLPLLGAAVADSWLGRYRTIVASSVLYITGLGMLTLSSMFPSPKSQHCNFTADGRRECPPSSLQTAFFYVSLYLVAIAQSGHKPCVQAFGADQFDVTDPGESSSRGSFFNWWYFGVCGSATVTVAIMSYVQDNVSWGLGFGVPCVIMLLALVVFLLGTRTYRFYASGHGEGASAFSRVGKAVKAWRKRSPEGDCAEDAVLMEEVRGLARLFPIWATCLLYGVVFAQPPTLFTKQAATLDRRIGSSSLEIPPAAVQCFLGVSVITCIMLYDRVLVPVARRITGVASGITMLQRIGTGMALALATLVVAALVEMRRLGAARNAGVVDRPDAVVPMSLWWIVPQYVLLGAADVFAMVGMQEFFYDQMPVELKSLGLALYLSVLGVGSFISSFLISVIDGATRRGGGTSWFADNLNRGHLDYFYLLLAALSALELLAFLYFSATYIYKRKPVNVH; encoded by the exons ATGGCGCCGGAGTCGGACTCCGGCTCCTCCGCCCCCCTCCTTCGCGCCGGATCCGGCCACCGTCACGCCACCGGCGGCTGGAGGTCGGCTCTGTTCATAATCT GGGTGGAGGTGGCGGAGCGGTTCGCGTACTACGGCATCTCCTCCAACCTCATCAGCTACCTGACCGGCCCGCTCGGGGAgagcacggccgccgccgccgcggccgtcaACGCGTGGTCGGGCGCCGCGTCGATGCTGCCGCTGCTCGGCGCCGCCGTCGCCGACTCGTGGCTGGGGCGATACCGCACCATCGTCGCCTCCTCCGTGCTCTACATCACG GGCCTAGGCATGCTGACGCTCTCGTCCATGTTCCCGTCACCCAAGAGCCAACACTGCAACTTCACGGCCGACGGCCGGCGAGAATGCCCGCCTTCCTCCCTCCAGACGGCCTTCTTCTACGTCTCACTCTACCTGGTGGCCATCGCGCAGAGCGGCCACAAGCCCTGCGTGCAGGCCTTCGGGGCCGACCAGTTCGACGTGACGGACCCCGGCGAGTCGTCGTCTCGAGGCTccttcttcaactggtggtactTCGGGGTCTGCGGGAGCGCCACTGTGACCGTCGCGATCATGAGCTACGTCCAGGACAATGTCAGCTGGGGCCTTGGCTTCGGCGTGCCGTGCGTGATCATGCTGCTCGCGCTCGTCGTCTTCCTGCTCGGCACCAGGACGTACCGGTTCTACGCCTCCGGTCACGGCGAGGGCGCCAGCGCGTTCTCGCGTGTCGGCAAGGCCGTCAAGGCATGGCGCAAGAGGTCGCCGGAGGGTGACTGCGCGGAGGACGCCGTCCTCATGGAGGAGGTGAGGGGCCTGGCGAGGCTGTTCCCAATCTGGGCGACGTGTCTGCTCTACGGCGTGGTGTTCGCGCAGCCGCCGACGCTGTTCACGAAGCAGGCAGCGACACTCGACCGGAGGATCGGGTCGTCGTCGTTGGAGATACCACCCGCGGCGGTCCAGTGCTTCTTGGGCGTCAGCGTCATCACATGCATCATGCTGTACGACCGAGTCCTGGTGCCCGTGGCGCGCAGGATCACCGGAGTGGCCTCGGGCATCACCATGCTCCAGCGAATCGGCACGGGCATGGCCCTCGCCCTTGCCACGCTGGTGGTCGCGGCCCTGGTGGAGATGAGGCGGCTCGGCGCGGCCAGGAACGCCGGCGTGGTCGATCGGCCCGACGCGGTGGTGCCCATGAGCCTGTGGTGGATCGTGCCGCAGTACGTGCTCCTGGGCGCGGCGGACGTGTTCGCCATGGTCGGCATGCAGGAGTTCTTCTACGACCAGATGCCCGTGGAGCTCAAGAGCCTCGGGCTCGCGCTCTACCTGAGCGTCCTTGGCGTCGGCAGCTTCATCAGCAGCTTCCTCATCTCGGTCATCGACGGCGCGACGAGGAGGGGCGGCGGGACGAGCTGGTTCGCCGACAACCTCAATAGGGGCCATCTTGATTACTTCTACCTGCTCCTTGCTGCTCTCAGCGCGCTGGAGCTTCTTGCTTTCCTCTACTTCTCCGCGACTTACATTTACAAGAGAAAGCCTGTCAATGTTCACTGA
- the LOC119345223 gene encoding protein NRT1/ PTR FAMILY 5.10-like, translated as MPSGSASDPLLSRADGSSMEDDDGIDVAAVDHRGRPAPRASTGRWRSALFIIAVEIAERFSFYGVSANLISYLTGPLGESNAKAASAINAWNGVAQLLPLLGAALADSWLGRYRTILIASLLYILGLGMLALSTLLSSGNHKCSNTDGGTPCSPPSGLQMAAFYTSLYLVALAQGGHKPCVQAFGADQFDASHPREAVSRSSFFNWWYFGICAGTAVTLVFLSYIQDNIGWGLGFGIPCVVMACALAVFLLGTRTYRYYVSDGKQRSLFARTGEAFATWRTKRRKLSPLAASDSHEAHRAATSVPEYSAQVDEEEQGVVISNADLIEEVKGVLRLFPIWATCLIYAVAFSQSSTFFTKQAATLDRHVGKRVQVPPAALQSFISITIVLFMPIYDRAIVPLARRCTGVSSGITMLQRIGVGMVLSLVSMVVAALVETRRLRIAADAGLADLPKVPVPMSLWWMVPQYVLFGAADVFTMVGLQEFFYDQVPDKLRSIGLALYLSIFGIGSFISSGLVSGIDKWTSERGQSWFSNNLNRGHLDYFYWLIAALSALELVVYVFFAVTFKYKKKAASATVG; from the exons ATGCCTTCCGGCTCGGCCTCCGACCCGCTGCTCTCGCGCGCCGACGGCAGCAGCATGGAGGACGACGACGGCATCGACGTCGCGGCGGTGGAccaccgcggccggcccgccccccGCGCCTCCACCGGCCGCTGGCGGTCGGCGCTCTTCATCATAG CGGTGGAGATCGCGGAGCGGTTCTCGTTCTACGGCGTGTCGGCGAACCTGATCAGCTACCTGACGGGGCCGCTGGGCGAGAGCAACGCCAAGGCCGCGTCCGCCATCAACGCCTGGAACGGCGTGGCGCAGCTGCTGCCGCTGCTCGGCGCCGCCCTCGCCGACTCCTGGCTCGGCCGCTACCGCACCATCCTCATCGCCTCCCTGCTCTACATCCTG GGTTTAGGAATGTTGGCTCTCTCGACATTGCTCTCCTCCGGCAATCACAAATGCAGCAACACCGACGGCGGCACGCCCTGCTCGCCGCCGTCCGGTCTGCAGATGGCCGCGTTCTACACCTCCCTCTACCTGGTGGCCCTCGCGCAGGGCGGGCACAAGCCGTGCGTACAGGCCTTCGGCGCCGACCAGTTCGACGCGAGCCACCCGCGGGAGGCCGTCTCCCGGAGCTccttcttcaactggtggtactTCGGCATATGCGCCGGCACCGCCGTCACGCTCGTGTTCCTCAGCTACATCCAGGACAACATCGGCTGGGGCCTCGGCTTCGGCATCCCCTGCGTCGTGATGGCCTGCGCCCTCGCCGTCTTCTTGCTCGGCACCCGCACGTACCGCTACTACGTCTCCGACGGCAAGCAGCGGAGCCTGTTCGCTCGTACCGGCGAGGCTTTCGCCACGTGGCGGACCAAGCGGCGGAAGTTGAGTCCCCTTGCAGCCTCCGATTCGCATGAAGCTCATCGTGCGGCAACATCGGTGCCGGAATACAG TGCTCAGGTCGACGAGGAAGAGCAGGGGGTGGTGATCAGCAACGCGGACCTCATCGAGGAAGTCAAGGGCGTCCTCCGGCTGTTCCCGATCTGGGCGACGTGCCTGATCTACGCCGTGGCGTTCTCCCAGTCGTCGACGTTCTTCACGAAGCAGGCGGCGACCCTCGACCGGCACGTCGGCAAGCGAgtccaggtgccgccggcggcgctGCAGAGCTTCATCAGCATCACCATCGTGCTCTTCATGCCCATCTACGACCGCGCCATCGTGCCGCTGGCGCGCCGCTGCACCGGCGTCTCCTCTGGCATCACCATGCTGCAGCGCATCGGCGTCGGGATGGTGCTCTCGCTCGTGTCGATGGTGGTCGCGGCGCTCGTGGAGACGCGCCGGCTCCGGATCGCGGCGGACGCCGGCCTGGCGGACCTGCCCAAGGTGCCGGTCCCGATGAGCCTGTGGTGGATGGTGCCGCAGTACGTGCTGTTCGGCGCGGCGGACGTCTTCACCATGGTCGGCCTGCAGGAGTTCTTCTACGACCAGGTGCCCGACAAGCTGCGCAGCATCGGGCTGGCGCTCTACCTCAGCATCTTCGGCATCGGCAGCTTCATCAGCAGCGGCCTCGTGTCGGGCATCGACAAGTGGACGTCGGAAAGGGGGCAGAGCTGGTTCTCCAACAATCTCAACCGCGGCCACCTCGACTACTTCTACTGGCTCATCGCCGCGCTCAGCGCGCTCGAGCTTGTGGTGTACGTCTTCTTCGCCGTAACTTTCAAGTACAAGAAGAAGGCAGCATCAGCTACCGTTGGTTAG